In Gemmatimonadota bacterium, the genomic stretch CCGTAACGGCTCCCCCGGCCCTGCCCCCTCGGCGGCCTCCGCTGCGCTCCGGCTGAGCGCCACGATCTCGCCCATGATGCGGCGGCACTCCGCCGTCGTCAGCTCGCCCTCCGCCGAGTGCCAGCCGCCGGCCGCGATATAGCAGTGGGCGCACGCCAGGTTGCAGCGGCGCGTGAGGTTCCAGGCGACGACGTGGGGGATGTAGGTGGCCGGCCTTCTCCCCGGGATCATCGCGGCTCGGCCTCCCTGGCGATGAACTCTTCCACTGCCCGTCGCGCCTGCTCCGGCGTCGTTGTCTTGAAGTCCACCGGGCACTTCTGCATCTGCTGTTCGATGTCGCGGATGGGGCAGCGCGTGACGCCCGCCGCCTTCGCCTCCTCCATGAAGCGGCGCATCTCGGGGGAAAGCGGGTCCACGCCCTCCGCCTCCGCCTTGAGCTGCTTGGCCTGCAGCTCCTTGAACATCACCAGCATGGTATCCATGTCGAACTCGTCGGCCAGGATCATGGCCTGCTTGTTCTCGTCCATGACTCGCGTGGTGATGCGCCAGAAGCCATGCTCGCGGGCGAAGCGCTCGACCGTGTTGCGTGCCAGCGGGCGCGCGATGAGCGGCACCAGGCTCAGCCGCTGGTGCGCCTCCTCGGTCCAGACCACGGGGTCCTTCTCGGTGCGGGCGCGCAACGTCACGTGGCCGGTGTGGGGGCAGCGGGCCTCCACCATGGGCGCCTCGGGCTCGGGGTCTGCGTCGCTCCCCCGGACCACCGTCCGCTTCATGGCCTCCTCCGCCTTCACCTCCGCCAGTGCCAGTTCTTCGGCCGTGCCGATGCCCATGATGAGCTGCATGTGCGTGGGCAGCAGCTTGCGGATGGCTTCATCGAGCCACTCGTTGGTGACCATGGGGAGAGAATGGGACGCGGGCTCCAGCACCGCTCCCCCTCCCGCTCCCAGCGGCTCGGCCGCGGCTCCGGCTCCCGGTCGGTCCGGTCCGGAAAGGGAAGCGGGCGCGGGAGTGGGAGAGGGAGAGGGAGTATAATGCTCGAGCACGTACTCCTCCACCGCTTTCCGCGCGATGCCCAGGGCGAAAGGCGGGACGCGCAGAATGCGCACTTCCGCCTCCGGCGCCCACTCGAGCCCCGCCTGCCCATCCTCCTCGATCCAGGGGATGTCTTCCGGGTGCACGTCCGTGGCCCCGATCAGCAGCACACTGGTCGGCGCGAGGCGCAGCAGGTTGTCCGCCTGCGAGCCCAGATCCGTGCCCGTGATGCGGTGGGCTCCATGCCGCGCGAGCACGAGCAGCGTGGGCCGGACCTCCTCCGCCCACTGCAGCACCACCTGGAAGGGCTTGCCGATCAGGATCTGCGTCTCGACCTCGACCTCGGGGTACTGCTCGGCCATGACCTGCGCCCGCTTGATGTTGGCCTGACACAGCTTGAGCAGACCCTTGTCAATGATGTTGTTGTGCAGCTCCTCCTGCTCCTCGAACTTGAAGACCTTCGAGGCCTGCTCGGACAGCACGTAGCGGATGCTGCCGAAGACCGCGTGGTGGTACTCGACGTCAAAGGCGCTGCAGACGTAGAGCCTGGCCTGGAACTCGCGCGCCAGCTCGAGGGCCGCGCGCATGGCCTTGTAGCTGTAAGCCGAGCCGTCCACGCAGACCAGGTAGCGGCCACCCTCGAGGGGCGCGGCGTCGCGCACCACCAGCATGTCCTTCTGGATGCCGCGCACTGCCCGCATGACTACGCCGCCCAACTGACTGTGCGGCTGGCGCCCGATGCCGTGGGCACCCAAGGCGACCAGGTCGTAGGAGCGCGAGCTGGTCCCCGCCAGCTTCTCCTCCTGCTCCTCCGACTCCGCTATGAGCCGACCGTTTTCACCGAGCCGCACGTCCGTGCGAACGCGCGCGCCGCCATCGTACTTGCCCGCAATGTTCGGGTCGAAGCCGATCAGGCTGGGCAGCCGCCCCGCGCCGCCGTTCGCCTCGCGGATCAGCTCCTCGTAGTTGATGCCCTCGAGGAGCTGGCGAACCATGGGCACGCCGGCCTCGCGGCAGCAGCGATCCACCTGGTCCAGGAAGCTGTCCGAGATGAGCTGCAGCCCCTTCTCGAGCAGCTTGTCGTGGATTTTCCGCTGGCGCTGAATCTCTTCCCGGGTCTGAAAGCGGGCGGGCAGCCCGGTCTCGAGCTGGCGGAAGCG encodes the following:
- a CDS encoding universal stress protein; this translates as MYREILVPVDNSRHSTWAVERALEVCRRSGGRITGNHVYAARLHDVRFRQLETGLPARFQTREEIQRQRKIHDKLLEKGLQLISDSFLDQVDRCCREAGVPMVRQLLEGINYEELIREANGGAGRLPSLIGFDPNIAGKYDGGARVRTDVRLGENGRLIAESEEQEEKLAGTSSRSYDLVALGAHGIGRQPHSQLGGVVMRAVRGIQKDMLVVRDAAPLEGGRYLVCVDGSAYSYKAMRAALELAREFQARLYVCSAFDVEYHHAVFGSIRYVLSEQASKVFKFEEQEELHNNIIDKGLLKLCQANIKRAQVMAEQYPEVEVETQILIGKPFQVVLQWAEEVRPTLLVLARHGAHRITGTDLGSQADNLLRLAPTSVLLIGATDVHPEDIPWIEEDGQAGLEWAPEAEVRILRVPPFALGIARKAVEEYVLEHYTPSPSPTPAPASLSGPDRPGAGAAAEPLGAGGGAVLEPASHSLPMVTNEWLDEAIRKLLPTHMQLIMGIGTAEELALAEVKAEEAMKRTVVRGSDADPEPEAPMVEARCPHTGHVTLRARTEKDPVVWTEEAHQRLSLVPLIARPLARNTVERFAREHGFWRITTRVMDENKQAMILADEFDMDTMLVMFKELQAKQLKAEAEGVDPLSPEMRRFMEEAKAAGVTRCPIRDIEQQMQKCPVDFKTTTPEQARRAVEEFIAREAEPR